One window of Methanospirillum lacunae genomic DNA carries:
- a CDS encoding FecCD family ABC transporter permease, whose protein sequence is MDNSNDNHPIDTEPSSRESIRNNVSNEEINKITKKRRLVLPLIVILYILPFFIIIWSLFIGRFEVEPGNVLKILFSPIIPMEHTWSSAEETIIFQVRLPRIIAAVLVGASLSMAGASYQGLFKNPLVSPDILGVSSGAGFGAACAILLSLSTYYIQVSAFIGGITAVITTYLLSRLYKTGQVLVLVLSGVIVSSFFSALLSITKYVADPYEKLPTIVFWLMGSLSSARYIDIMSIAPAMFLGGLILMLIRWRINLLSLGPDEARTLGIDIKQITRIIVLCATLLTAAAVCISGIIGWVGLVVPHLARMITGPDYSKLLPMTIVMGASYLLVMDDISRTLISTEIPLGILTALIGAPFFAFLLWRRKTGWV, encoded by the coding sequence ATGGATAATTCAAATGATAATCATCCGATTGATACAGAACCTTCCTCCAGGGAATCAATCAGGAATAATGTGAGCAACGAAGAGATTAATAAGATTACAAAAAAAAGAAGGCTAGTACTTCCTCTAATAGTAATTCTTTATATTCTCCCTTTTTTTATCATAATCTGGTCCTTATTCATTGGTAGATTTGAAGTAGAACCTGGAAATGTTCTTAAAATCCTTTTCTCCCCAATTATTCCCATGGAACACACATGGTCGAGTGCAGAAGAGACAATTATTTTTCAGGTCAGATTACCTCGGATTATTGCAGCAGTTCTTGTAGGTGCATCCCTTTCCATGGCTGGTGCATCATATCAGGGTCTCTTTAAAAATCCACTCGTTTCACCAGACATTCTGGGAGTATCCTCGGGTGCAGGGTTTGGAGCAGCGTGTGCAATTTTGTTATCACTATCAACCTATTATATACAGGTTTCTGCATTTATTGGTGGAATTACAGCAGTCATCACAACATATCTTCTCAGCCGGTTATATAAAACCGGACAGGTTCTTGTATTAGTATTATCAGGAGTGATTGTTTCATCATTTTTTAGTGCACTGCTCTCAATAACAAAGTATGTTGCAGACCCTTATGAAAAACTACCAACTATTGTTTTTTGGCTTATGGGAAGTCTTTCATCTGCACGATATATCGATATTATGTCGATAGCCCCGGCAATGTTTCTCGGAGGACTTATTCTGATGCTCATTCGCTGGAGAATAAATCTTCTTTCTCTAGGTCCTGATGAAGCGAGAACTCTTGGAATCGACATCAAACAGATTACCAGAATAATCGTCTTATGTGCCACTCTTCTTACTGCAGCTGCAGTATGTATCAGTGGAATTATTGGATGGGTCGGACTTGTAGTTCCTCATCTGGCAAGGATGATTACGGGTCCTGATTATTCCAAGTTGCTGCCAATGACAATAGTCATGGGAGCGTCATATCTCTTGGTTATGGATGATATCTCACGAACGCTAATAAGCACAGAAATTCCGTTAGGAATCCTTACTGCTCTTATAGGTGCTCCATTCTTCGCGTTCTTACTTTGGAGGAGGAAAACAGGATGGGTATAA
- a CDS encoding HD domain-containing protein — protein MTQPDERRRYQPLVFHPGMLDRIEQIEEYASRLLPFIPRGLPVYQSHGVKHSLSIIHTINCLTEVPDLQINQAEVFLLYLAAWLHDLGYLHPLSIYDRGMHTELSLDMIDRDPTIQRHIQSSELSLLGIIIRYHDTHTDLTAIRERSSNVRISLITALFRIADAIDIGTDRCPPEVFELISDGLNEHSRRHWQAHQNVIGIRISYPVIIIMVRDPENPFFRRRVIAHLQEDCMTANMILKRFNLSPVTIECRKEEGTI, from the coding sequence ATGACACAACCAGACGAGAGAAGACGATATCAGCCCTTAGTTTTTCATCCTGGGATGCTTGACAGGATTGAACAGATTGAAGAATATGCGTCGCGTCTTCTCCCGTTCATTCCCCGTGGTCTGCCTGTATATCAGTCACATGGAGTCAAACACTCACTTTCAATCATCCACACAATCAATTGCCTGACAGAAGTACCAGATCTCCAGATTAATCAGGCAGAGGTTTTTCTGCTTTATCTTGCGGCATGGCTTCATGACCTTGGGTATCTTCATCCTCTCTCAATCTATGATCGTGGAATGCATACTGAACTCTCGCTGGATATGATAGATCGGGACCCTACAATTCAACGTCACATCCAGTCATCAGAACTATCTCTCCTTGGAATAATCATCAGATATCATGATACCCATACTGACCTTACAGCAATACGGGAGAGATCATCGAATGTCCGCATTTCGCTTATAACTGCACTCTTTCGTATCGCTGACGCCATCGATATCGGAACTGACCGCTGTCCTCCCGAAGTATTTGAACTCATTAGTGATGGTCTGAACGAGCACAGTAGAAGGCATTGGCAGGCTCATCAGAATGTAATCGGTATCAGAATATCATATCCGGTAATAATTATCATGGTTCGTGATCCTGAAAACCCCTTTTTCAGGAGGAGAGTTATCGCTCATCTTCAGGAGGATTGCATGACCGCTAACATGATCCTGAAAAGATTCAATCTTTCACCTGTGACAATCGAATGTAGGAAAGAGGAGGGGACCATATAA
- a CDS encoding DUF364 domain-containing protein, with the protein MTKAPKPDQILNDTIALLRDRLPEPLESITIESVVVGVFFTGVKLSNGYGGICFTPVDLIPESVCCTIAASAMPYCGNMQGVSLDKVLDHISSPAPLVRAVLISIVNALSAWYFDICPKGTYCIEDDTDAFDIVDEIDPKKPVVVVGALWPVIHRLKQRGASYRIFELNRNALRDDELPFFVPPEMQDAALAEAGCVVMTGATMVTGTTEDLLSRIPKGVQVIIGGPTISMIPDLFFEMGVTAIGGDIVTDPDSLLTTIMQGGSGYHFFGKSARKILIRKAC; encoded by the coding sequence ATGACAAAAGCACCAAAGCCTGATCAGATCCTGAACGATACCATTGCACTGCTTCGGGACAGACTGCCTGAACCCCTGGAATCGATTACAATTGAGAGTGTTGTAGTCGGGGTTTTTTTCACCGGAGTGAAACTAAGCAATGGATACGGAGGAATCTGTTTCACACCAGTTGATCTCATCCCTGAATCCGTCTGCTGCACCATAGCCGCAAGTGCAATGCCCTATTGCGGAAATATGCAGGGTGTATCACTAGACAAGGTTCTGGATCATATCTCATCTCCTGCACCTCTGGTCAGAGCCGTGCTCATTAGTATCGTCAACGCCCTCTCTGCCTGGTATTTTGACATATGTCCCAAAGGAACCTATTGCATTGAGGATGATACTGATGCTTTTGATATTGTCGATGAAATCGATCCTAAAAAACCTGTTGTGGTTGTAGGGGCACTCTGGCCCGTGATTCACCGACTCAAGCAACGGGGAGCTTCCTACCGGATCTTTGAACTCAACCGGAATGCACTTCGCGATGATGAACTTCCATTCTTTGTTCCTCCAGAAATGCAGGATGCTGCTCTTGCAGAGGCAGGATGCGTAGTGATGACAGGAGCGACAATGGTAACCGGGACTACTGAAGATCTCCTCTCCCGGATCCCCAAAGGAGTTCAGGTTATCATAGGGGGACCAACCATTAGCATGATTCCCGATCTTTTCTTTGAGATGGGGGTGACTGCTATCGGAGGAGATATTGTAACTGATCCAGACAGTCTGCTTACAACTATCATGCAGGGCGGATCAGGGTACCATTTCTTTGGAAAATCTGCCCGAAAAATCCTGATCAGGAAGGCCTGTTGA
- a CDS encoding ABC transporter substrate-binding protein: MNLRKIIVCILMLMVLSIPVSVWAEANQTQTITDMAGRTVTIPAHIEGVLGTSPPTTMLIYMIAPDKLLGWNSNNTGFLPAKYLNLPAVGGWFGGKEGNYESFLAMHPDIILEGYNQQGDMKSTVDARQDKFGSLPVVGVENSVDALSYEKPIKFMGDLLGESAQADKMITFYNSVLDQVQSKVSAIPESKKVTVYQAAGNDGLTTEVKGSPHSQLIDIAGGINVVDEPLTDAFGEIKVSMEQVMTWNPDVIIVEDANLYKKMFTDPSWSQIKAVKDKRVYLTPKTPFSWYDHPPGVNRIIGIPWTAKMLYPDEFKDLDLNQLIKDFHLIFLHFDITDDQIKSALNPVAS, translated from the coding sequence ATGAATTTGAGGAAAATTATAGTATGTATCCTCATGCTCATGGTGTTGAGCATACCCGTCTCTGTCTGGGCTGAAGCAAATCAGACACAAACAATTACTGATATGGCTGGCCGGACTGTTACAATCCCGGCACATATCGAAGGTGTTCTTGGAACTTCTCCACCAACAACCATGCTCATTTACATGATCGCACCCGACAAGCTGCTTGGATGGAACTCTAATAATACCGGATTCCTTCCTGCAAAGTATCTGAATTTGCCCGCTGTTGGAGGATGGTTTGGTGGGAAGGAAGGGAATTATGAATCGTTCCTTGCAATGCACCCCGATATCATTCTTGAAGGGTACAATCAGCAGGGTGATATGAAGTCCACTGTTGATGCACGACAGGATAAGTTCGGATCTCTTCCGGTTGTTGGTGTAGAGAACAGTGTTGACGCTTTGAGTTACGAAAAACCGATTAAGTTCATGGGTGATCTGCTTGGAGAATCAGCTCAGGCAGATAAGATGATTACCTTCTATAACTCTGTATTAGACCAGGTTCAAAGCAAGGTTTCAGCAATTCCAGAATCTAAAAAAGTTACTGTTTATCAGGCGGCCGGAAATGATGGACTAACCACTGAAGTCAAAGGTTCTCCTCATTCCCAGTTAATTGACATAGCAGGTGGGATTAACGTTGTTGATGAGCCCCTTACTGATGCTTTTGGCGAGATCAAAGTATCAATGGAACAGGTGATGACCTGGAATCCAGACGTGATCATTGTAGAGGATGCAAACCTGTACAAGAAGATGTTCACAGATCCGTCCTGGTCCCAGATTAAAGCGGTCAAGGATAAACGCGTATATCTTACTCCAAAAACCCCGTTCAGCTGGTATGACCACCCACCGGGTGTAAACCGGATCATTGGTATTCCGTGGACTGCCAAAATGCTGTATCCGGATGAATTCAAGGATCTGGACCTGAATCAGTTGATTAAAGATTTCCACTTGATCTTCCTGCACTTTGATATCACTGATGACCAGATTAAAAGTGCTCTGAATCCCGTTGCATCGTGA
- a CDS encoding ABC transporter ATP-binding protein, translated as MGITFSAHNLQFNWNKQRTVFSNVSFTLKPGELFCILGPNGTGKSTLLRCLINLLDLNNGSVQIENIDIREMERQELAKKIAFVPQRWDVSFPYTVIDYVVMGRAPFISAFSSPKDEDIKIAIDAIQEVGVFHLIDKPVNEISGGEHQLALIARALAQEPEILLLDEPTSHLDFGNQMQVLSLIERLRDRGISIIMTSHFPDHAFIVSDMVGIMREGSFSKIGPAEEVITSEDLKATYHVDVRVEFIEVAGRKVCIPVRYRTGCECSTESILDQYFKECQEHAGLCKNCGFC; from the coding sequence ATGGGTATAACATTTAGTGCACATAATCTCCAGTTCAATTGGAATAAACAACGTACTGTATTTTCAAATGTTTCCTTTACCTTGAAGCCCGGAGAATTATTTTGTATTCTGGGTCCTAATGGAACAGGAAAATCCACTCTTTTACGGTGTCTCATCAACCTTTTAGATCTAAATAATGGATCTGTTCAGATTGAAAATATAGATATCAGAGAGATGGAACGACAGGAACTTGCCAAGAAAATTGCATTTGTTCCTCAACGATGGGATGTTTCATTTCCATATACTGTAATTGATTATGTTGTAATGGGAAGGGCTCCATTTATTTCTGCATTTTCGTCTCCCAAAGATGAGGATATAAAAATTGCAATTGATGCAATCCAGGAAGTGGGAGTATTTCATTTAATAGATAAACCTGTGAATGAAATCAGTGGAGGTGAGCATCAACTGGCTCTCATCGCACGAGCTCTTGCCCAGGAGCCTGAAATTCTTCTTTTAGATGAACCGACTTCCCACCTTGATTTTGGCAATCAGATGCAGGTTCTTTCCCTGATTGAACGGCTCCGCGACAGGGGAATTTCAATAATTATGACCTCCCATTTTCCGGACCATGCCTTCATAGTATCTGATATGGTTGGTATCATGCGAGAAGGTTCTTTTTCGAAGATCGGCCCGGCTGAAGAGGTCATTACTAGTGAAGATCTTAAAGCTACGTATCATGTAGATGTTAGAGTTGAATTTATTGAAGTAGCTGGTAGAAAGGTATGTATTCCAGTCAGATACAGGACAGGATGTGAGTGTTCTACAGAGTCAATACTTGATCAGTACTTTAAAGAATGTCAGGAACATGCAGGACTCTGCAAAAATTGTGGGTTTTGTTAA
- a CDS encoding class I SAM-dependent methyltransferase, which produces MIDVTTIDWNEAWKKPEEGEKGKKIFISCADRWSEKERCDRFNKTARENDWQASRARINAMNISPDSRVLDVGSGPGTLTIPLAGLVKEVTAVEPSVFMRECLVANIAEDNLKNVVIVPKKWEDVDTSRDLKGPYDVVIASYSLGFPDLREGLQKMDQISCGFVYIFWFADMLSPWQKNYGDIWEALYGIPFKKYQKPNIVFNLLHQMGIYANVEVTKEIHQQRFASLDEAVSDQGAGLNLETQEQYTVLREYLEKKLLYQDGQYTMSSVSPRAMIWWKKD; this is translated from the coding sequence ATGATAGATGTTACCACAATAGACTGGAACGAAGCCTGGAAAAAACCTGAAGAGGGAGAGAAGGGTAAAAAAATATTTATCAGCTGTGCAGACCGGTGGTCTGAAAAAGAACGATGTGACCGGTTCAACAAAACAGCAAGGGAGAATGATTGGCAGGCTTCCCGTGCACGAATAAACGCAATGAATATTTCTCCTGATTCACGGGTGCTGGATGTGGGTTCAGGACCAGGGACTCTCACAATTCCCCTGGCTGGGCTTGTCAAAGAGGTTACGGCCGTTGAACCGTCTGTGTTTATGCGAGAGTGTCTTGTTGCAAATATTGCTGAGGATAATCTGAAAAACGTAGTTATCGTCCCCAAGAAGTGGGAAGATGTGGATACTTCCAGGGATCTTAAAGGGCCGTATGATGTTGTTATTGCATCCTACTCCCTTGGGTTTCCTGACCTTCGGGAAGGTCTCCAGAAGATGGATCAGATCTCCTGCGGTTTTGTTTATATCTTCTGGTTTGCAGATATGCTCTCTCCATGGCAGAAGAATTACGGGGATATCTGGGAGGCCCTATATGGAATTCCATTCAAAAAATACCAGAAACCAAATATCGTATTTAACCTGCTTCACCAGATGGGCATTTATGCTAATGTAGAGGTAACTAAAGAAATTCATCAGCAGAGGTTTGCATCACTGGATGAAGCAGTCAGCGATCAGGGAGCGGGCCTCAACCTTGAAACTCAAGAGCAATACACTGTACTCAGAGAATATCTGGAGAAGAAATTGCTGTATCAGGATGGTCAGTACACGATGAGCAGTGTCTCTCCAAGGGCAATGATCTGGTGGAAAAAGGATTGA
- a CDS encoding molybdopterin-binding protein: MNIPSSSVQSKMISLAEAQKIVLESFPSCDSTICIPTTDAAGRILTNPVHSNRTNPPLLLGGPDGIAVKSEMTIGASETNLIELEAPRVNTGTPMPDGYDAVIPIEEVTEISNGKYQIHTPMAAFQNTVPKGVDIGKGDIVMDIGHYVIPYDIGALLTYGIREVHVKNWKIGHIASGDEIVPPNKNPLPGQIIDSNSYMISAYLKQFGITPVLAPIVSDEPEGMAQEIQQLCKDCDMILLFGGSSAGSKDYAVEALKRSGSLLFHGVGMGPGKPVSLASVNNKPVFGMPGPSIASLTALYQLVYPLLKQWGVPIPPDTYIKGEITQPVSSFAGFDFFMMVTVTKNNGKTLISPVERRFGQMMGVRADAVLHKKVGSKDLQAGDEVEVRLLRPDFAI; the protein is encoded by the coding sequence ATGAATATTCCCAGCAGTAGTGTTCAATCAAAAATGATTTCTCTCGCAGAAGCACAAAAAATTGTGTTGGAGTCGTTTCCTTCATGCGACTCAACTATCTGTATTCCGACGACAGATGCAGCAGGCCGTATTTTAACAAATCCTGTCCACTCAAATCGTACCAATCCACCACTCCTTCTTGGTGGACCTGATGGTATCGCTGTAAAAAGCGAAATGACCATTGGAGCAAGTGAAACCAACCTTATTGAACTTGAAGCCCCCCGGGTAAATACAGGAACTCCCATGCCTGATGGGTATGACGCAGTTATACCAATTGAAGAAGTCACAGAAATTTCAAATGGAAAATATCAGATACATACCCCCATGGCCGCATTTCAAAATACGGTTCCAAAAGGAGTTGATATCGGAAAAGGCGATATTGTGATGGATATCGGCCATTATGTCATACCCTATGATATCGGTGCTCTTCTCACATATGGAATCAGGGAAGTACACGTAAAAAACTGGAAAATAGGCCATATTGCTTCAGGCGATGAAATTGTTCCACCAAATAAAAATCCCCTGCCCGGCCAGATAATTGACAGTAATTCATATATGATATCTGCCTATCTGAAACAGTTTGGGATTACTCCGGTTCTCGCTCCAATTGTTTCTGATGAACCTGAAGGCATGGCACAGGAGATCCAGCAGTTATGTAAAGATTGTGATATGATTCTGCTCTTTGGTGGCTCTTCAGCTGGATCTAAAGATTATGCTGTTGAAGCCTTGAAAAGGAGTGGATCTCTTCTGTTTCATGGCGTTGGAATGGGTCCCGGAAAGCCGGTTTCACTGGCCAGTGTTAATAATAAGCCGGTGTTTGGTATGCCAGGACCATCTATTGCCTCTCTTACCGCATTGTATCAATTAGTTTATCCCCTGCTGAAACAATGGGGAGTCCCAATTCCACCTGATACATATATCAAAGGAGAAATTACCCAACCGGTGTCATCATTTGCTGGGTTTGATTTTTTCATGATGGTAACTGTCACCAAGAATAATGGAAAAACCCTGATATCCCCGGTTGAAAGAAGATTTGGTCAAATGATGGGTGTCAGGGCGGATGCAGTTCTTCATAAAAAGGTTGGATCAAAAGATCTTCAGGCAGGAGATGAAGTCGAAGTGAGGCTTCTCAGACCTGATTTTGCCATCTAA
- a CDS encoding methyl-accepting chemotaxis protein has product MTEQYQSVISAVDTQSLQTIIDSIPIGTLIIGKQGVFIDCNKETLRIFDASDRNEIIGKQPSILSPLKQKNGSDTAFEVERLINKAFSTGSVSFYWEHMTLKMKQFPARVTLKPILYNGEQCLLTTVIDMSKQVRIEENKALINQNPYALLKLNPDLTIAEVNPAFTKISGYRWEDWIGKTLADFKTIKREGLTVEDAVKSKSIVSGTVVVDFPTGIKNMEYSYIPVFDSEGNLIIIYDIFADLTELVQRINESDALVKENPASIITMDTQGNILAVNPSFLDLCKLPEKQLLSMKIQEFNITKREGQSFGDVLTLKKPGKGRLVVDFGWAVKTLDFTYIPIIDVNGNVVNVVAMYIDISEQVAYIDEIQTFIQENPNAILMVDTDQHIRDNNPAFEKILGYTHEESLKMKLSDINVTERVGPTIREALETKKAARGRMVVDSPKGVKNLDYVYIPITNQKGDVIRFIEIFSDMTEIRSLLSYLERSVELVQQNIRSLANGNTTFSVEILEADEHSAQAREQFVKIGQAVETARQAITSLVSDSDAIAKAAIAGNIQYRSDPSIHEGDYRTIIEGMNQTLDSITAPVYESMKIAEAYANYNFAIRFDQKIEVKGEWIQFRNALNNIGIKVSEAVSLINKNISDLATRAEQANVSIEEVITGAQQIATNTGKVSQNSEQGGDGISQVLRAMEDLNETVGAVSRKAESVSVSSNQANELAKGGITLAHRSEKAMGDITLSTEEVDSIVSGINSEMDEIGKIVRLISDIASQTNLLALNAAIEAARAGDAGRGFAVVASEVKSLALDSRKSAETIDDIITKLQARAKQATEAMEKSTTAVMEGSNALEETLTAFNRIADTIGEINNNTVEVASASEEQAASVEEVTASIQEVANLIQNTSQEAGDAAAASQEASASIDEIGQIMSGVVGIVENVSGEMAKFKI; this is encoded by the coding sequence ATGACCGAACAATATCAATCAGTGATCAGTGCTGTAGATACCCAGTCGCTCCAGACAATTATCGATTCAATACCCATAGGGACCCTTATTATAGGGAAGCAGGGGGTTTTTATCGATTGTAACAAAGAAACACTCCGGATATTTGATGCTTCAGACCGGAATGAGATCATCGGAAAACAACCGAGTATATTGTCACCCTTAAAACAAAAAAACGGATCTGATACTGCCTTTGAGGTTGAGAGACTTATAAATAAAGCATTTTCGACAGGTTCAGTTTCATTTTACTGGGAACATATGACCCTGAAGATGAAGCAATTTCCTGCAAGGGTTACTCTTAAACCAATTCTCTACAATGGAGAACAATGCCTGCTGACTACCGTTATTGATATGTCCAAGCAGGTACGGATTGAAGAAAATAAGGCCCTTATAAACCAGAACCCCTATGCTCTTCTTAAACTAAATCCAGATCTGACAATTGCTGAAGTTAACCCAGCTTTTACCAAGATATCAGGATATAGATGGGAAGACTGGATTGGTAAAACCCTGGCTGATTTTAAAACTATCAAAAGGGAAGGTCTGACAGTCGAAGATGCTGTGAAATCAAAATCAATTGTATCAGGCACGGTTGTAGTAGATTTCCCCACCGGTATCAAAAATATGGAATATTCGTATATTCCGGTCTTTGATTCTGAAGGAAATCTTATTATAATTTATGATATCTTTGCTGATCTTACCGAACTTGTCCAAAGGATCAACGAATCTGATGCCCTGGTTAAAGAAAATCCGGCTTCAATAATTACTATGGATACTCAGGGAAATATTCTTGCAGTTAATCCATCTTTCCTGGATCTGTGTAAGTTACCTGAAAAACAGTTACTCTCTATGAAAATACAGGAGTTTAATATCACCAAACGTGAAGGACAGTCTTTTGGTGATGTTCTCACCTTAAAGAAGCCGGGGAAAGGAAGACTGGTTGTGGACTTTGGATGGGCAGTGAAGACACTTGATTTTACGTATATTCCCATTATTGATGTAAATGGTAATGTTGTCAACGTAGTAGCAATGTACATCGACATATCCGAACAGGTTGCATATATCGATGAGATCCAGACGTTTATCCAAGAAAATCCGAATGCAATCCTGATGGTGGATACAGATCAGCATATTAGAGACAACAATCCGGCATTCGAGAAGATATTGGGATACACCCATGAAGAGAGTCTCAAAATGAAACTCAGCGACATCAATGTCACTGAGCGGGTAGGTCCAACTATCAGAGAGGCACTAGAAACCAAAAAAGCTGCACGAGGAAGAATGGTTGTAGATTCTCCAAAAGGAGTCAAAAATCTGGACTATGTCTACATTCCAATTACGAATCAAAAAGGAGATGTAATTCGGTTTATCGAAATATTTTCTGATATGACAGAGATCAGATCGCTCCTCTCATATCTAGAACGATCGGTTGAACTGGTACAGCAGAATATCAGGTCGCTTGCCAATGGAAATACAACATTTAGTGTGGAGATCCTGGAAGCAGATGAACATTCTGCACAGGCAAGGGAGCAGTTTGTTAAAATTGGACAGGCAGTAGAGACAGCACGTCAGGCAATAACAAGTCTGGTTTCTGATTCCGATGCCATTGCAAAGGCAGCGATAGCTGGAAATATCCAGTACAGGTCCGATCCTTCAATTCATGAAGGGGATTACCGTACTATCATAGAGGGTATGAACCAGACCCTTGATTCAATAACCGCTCCGGTCTATGAATCGATGAAGATCGCTGAAGCATATGCAAATTATAACTTTGCAATACGGTTTGATCAGAAGATAGAGGTAAAAGGCGAATGGATACAATTCCGTAATGCACTGAACAATATTGGTATAAAAGTTTCAGAGGCAGTATCTCTCATTAATAAGAATATCTCTGATCTGGCAACACGAGCCGAACAGGCGAATGTGAGTATAGAAGAGGTCATAACCGGAGCACAGCAGATTGCAACCAATACAGGAAAAGTCAGTCAAAACTCAGAACAAGGAGGTGATGGAATCTCACAGGTGCTTCGTGCGATGGAGGATCTCAATGAAACTGTCGGGGCAGTATCAAGGAAGGCCGAATCAGTTTCAGTCTCTTCAAATCAGGCAAACGAATTGGCAAAAGGTGGTATTACTCTCGCTCACCGGTCTGAAAAAGCCATGGGTGATATCACACTCTCAACTGAGGAGGTCGATTCGATTGTTTCTGGAATCAACTCAGAGATGGATGAGATCGGAAAGATCGTCAGATTAATATCTGATATCGCCAGCCAGACCAATCTCCTTGCTCTTAATGCAGCCATAGAGGCAGCACGGGCCGGGGATGCAGGGAGAGGATTTGCAGTTGTAGCTTCTGAAGTAAAATCCCTCGCTCTCGATTCACGCAAATCAGCAGAGACCATAGATGATATCATTACAAAACTTCAGGCCCGGGCAAAGCAGGCAACAGAAGCGATGGAAAAATCCACAACTGCCGTAATGGAGGGAAGCAATGCTTTGGAAGAGACCCTTACTGCCTTTAACAGGATTGCAGATACTATCGGTGAGATAAACAACAATACAGTTGAAGTGGCTTCTGCATCAGAGGAGCAGGCAGCATCGGTAGAGGAAGTGACCGCAAGCATTCAGGAAGTTGCCAACCTGATCCAGAACACCTCACAGGAGGCGGGTGATGCTGCAGCAGCATCTCAAGAGGCAAGTGCCTCAATTGATGAAATCGGACAGATCATGTCAGGTGTAGTTGGAATCGTCGAAAATGTATCAGGTGAGATGGCAAAGTTTAAAATTTGA
- a CDS encoding methyltransferase domain-containing protein, with amino-acid sequence MEQNHQKGLNPLSSKGQACGEDFHRIDEVISGFRRYRVLTWALESGIADILYAVGPHDPDVLIQKLGYQSSFGKSFLEALVEIGILEKKENKVGLCSKLAPYLVSESPLYQGDSIRSSSEGIWGQSEDFFKENSESQKPASQMSPDFLKVVCQHSMRGEIQEITRILSNIPEFQSSHTLLDIGGGHGMYSISFCQKNPGLSAVILDKQSITPFTLEMVKRYQMVDRISIETGDMNVDIPGSGYDMVFASHILYRADDLHLLLKRIAAKIKTRGLFISNHKFEDDWIIPREDALKAMDTVFIKGHHHMVTRDEFKNVLGSSGLSGIQSFNIRTCTGFSTLTIATKNM; translated from the coding sequence ATGGAGCAGAATCATCAAAAGGGGTTAAATCCCCTTTCTTCTAAGGGTCAGGCATGTGGTGAAGATTTTCATCGAATCGATGAAGTCATATCTGGATTCCGGCGGTATCGTGTTCTCACCTGGGCACTGGAATCTGGTATAGCCGATATTCTGTATGCTGTTGGTCCCCATGATCCAGATGTCCTGATACAAAAACTCGGATATCAGAGTTCTTTTGGAAAATCCTTTTTAGAAGCACTCGTAGAGATTGGCATTCTGGAAAAGAAAGAGAACAAAGTAGGATTGTGCTCAAAACTTGCTCCATATCTGGTATCAGAGAGCCCACTATATCAGGGAGATTCTATCAGGTCTTCATCTGAGGGTATATGGGGACAGAGTGAGGATTTCTTTAAAGAGAATTCCGAGTCTCAAAAGCCAGCCAGCCAGATGAGTCCAGATTTTCTTAAAGTGGTCTGTCAGCATAGTATGAGGGGAGAGATTCAGGAAATTACACGAATCTTAAGTAATATCCCGGAATTTCAATCTTCACACACACTTCTTGACATTGGGGGAGGACATGGTATGTATTCCATCTCATTTTGTCAAAAGAACCCGGGTTTGTCTGCAGTTATTCTTGATAAACAGTCTATCACTCCATTTACCCTGGAGATGGTTAAGCGGTACCAGATGGTGGACCGAATCTCAATCGAGACAGGGGACATGAATGTTGATATCCCAGGATCCGGGTATGATATGGTATTTGCATCTCATATTCTGTACCGGGCTGATGATCTTCATCTATTGCTCAAACGTATTGCGGCGAAGATAAAAACAAGAGGTCTTTTTATCTCAAACCACAAGTTTGAAGATGACTGGATCATCCCCAGAGAAGATGCCCTTAAAGCCATGGATACGGTTTTCATCAAAGGTCATCATCACATGGTGACGAGGGATGAGTTTAAAAATGTATTAGGATCATCTGGATTATCCGGGATCCAGTCTTTCAACATACGTACATGTACCGGGTTTTCCACACTAACCATTGCAACTAAAAATATGTAG